Proteins from a genomic interval of Gordonia sp. SL306:
- the ilvC gene encoding ketol-acid reductoisomerase, with protein MAIELFYDDDADLSIIQGRKVAVIGYGSQGHAHSLSLRDSGVDVAVGLREGSKSREKAAEQGLKVMSAKEAAEWADVIMLLAPDTSQAKIFTEDIEPNLKDGNALFFGHGLNIHFDLIKPAANITVGMVAPKGPGHLVRRQFVDGKGVPCLIAVDQDPKGEGQALALSYASAIGGGRAGVIKTTFKEETETDLFGEQAVLCGGTEELVKTGFEVMVEAGYAPEMAYFEVLHELKLIVDLMYEGGIARMNYSVSDTAEFGGYLSGPRVIDADTKERMRGILRDIQDGTFTKRLVANVENGNSELEGLRKKNAEHPIEVTGKKLRDLMSWVDRPITETA; from the coding sequence GTGGCGATCGAACTGTTCTATGACGACGACGCCGATCTGTCGATCATCCAGGGCCGCAAGGTTGCGGTGATCGGCTACGGCAGCCAGGGGCATGCGCATTCGCTGTCGCTGCGTGACTCCGGGGTCGATGTCGCGGTCGGTCTGCGTGAGGGCAGCAAGTCCCGCGAGAAGGCCGCCGAGCAGGGCCTCAAGGTCATGTCCGCCAAAGAGGCTGCCGAGTGGGCCGACGTCATCATGCTGCTGGCTCCGGACACCTCGCAGGCCAAGATCTTCACCGAGGACATCGAGCCGAACCTGAAGGACGGCAACGCGCTGTTCTTCGGACACGGCCTCAACATCCACTTCGATCTGATCAAGCCGGCCGCCAACATCACCGTCGGCATGGTCGCGCCGAAGGGCCCGGGGCACCTCGTGCGCCGGCAGTTCGTCGACGGCAAGGGCGTGCCTTGCCTGATCGCCGTCGATCAGGATCCGAAGGGCGAGGGCCAGGCCCTCGCATTGAGCTACGCCAGCGCCATCGGCGGTGGCCGCGCCGGGGTCATCAAGACCACCTTCAAGGAAGAGACCGAGACCGACCTGTTCGGTGAGCAGGCCGTGCTCTGCGGCGGTACCGAGGAATTGGTCAAGACCGGTTTCGAGGTCATGGTCGAGGCCGGCTATGCGCCGGAGATGGCCTACTTCGAGGTGCTGCACGAGCTCAAGCTCATCGTCGACCTCATGTACGAGGGTGGCATCGCCCGGATGAACTACTCCGTCTCCGACACCGCCGAGTTCGGCGGCTACCTCTCGGGACCGCGCGTCATCGACGCCGACACCAAGGAGCGGATGCGCGGCATCCTCCGCGACATCCAGGACGGCACCTTCACCAAGCGTCTCGTCGCCAATGTGGAGAACGGCAACTCCGAGCTCGAGGGCCTGCGCAAGAAGAACGCCGAGCACCCGATCGAGGTCACCGGCAAGAAGCTGCGCGACCTCATGAGCTGGGTCGATCGCCCGATCACCGAGACCGCGTAA
- a CDS encoding DoxX family protein: protein MTERDMAAGSGSSPYDEPTGEIDLGEGASMRRRQVPADDRDEFYARHALPERPGVSRVDDLDDIDPDELDTQAMPARPAARTVAAPAATPTEAIRRPDDAADAETQRFAAPQPRTNPQPVEDVRTDDFTAVPPTRVAAAETVVPESGVSDAVVPGVADSYEAAPAVADERLRSAEEDLSEAQRRARRGTLDIGLLVLRAAVGVIALAHGSQKLFGWWNGPRLSGFEDMLLNSPNPAIGFTPDAARPLAIVGAVSETLGGLMLVVGLFTPVAASAVLGVMLVAAAYKATLAGGVWFFAADPNGAGIEFELLLCACAVAIILTGPGRISLDAPRGWARRPAWGSLALLVVGIGAAVAVWMVFNGTNPFESPGNPTG, encoded by the coding sequence GTGACCGAACGCGACATGGCTGCAGGCAGCGGTTCCAGTCCGTACGACGAACCGACGGGCGAGATCGACCTGGGCGAGGGCGCCTCGATGCGTCGTCGGCAGGTGCCGGCGGATGACCGGGACGAGTTCTACGCCCGGCATGCGCTTCCCGAACGGCCCGGCGTCTCGAGAGTCGACGACCTCGATGACATCGATCCCGACGAACTCGACACCCAGGCGATGCCTGCCCGGCCGGCTGCGCGGACCGTCGCCGCACCTGCCGCGACGCCGACCGAGGCGATTCGACGGCCCGACGATGCCGCCGATGCGGAGACCCAGCGGTTCGCGGCGCCGCAACCGCGCACAAACCCGCAACCGGTCGAGGACGTCCGCACCGATGACTTCACGGCAGTCCCGCCGACCCGGGTCGCCGCTGCGGAGACCGTCGTGCCCGAGAGCGGTGTGTCCGATGCTGTCGTGCCCGGCGTCGCGGATTCTTACGAGGCGGCCCCGGCGGTCGCCGATGAACGTCTCCGGTCGGCGGAGGAGGATCTGTCCGAGGCGCAGCGCCGCGCACGCCGCGGCACCCTCGACATCGGGCTGCTCGTATTGCGTGCCGCGGTCGGAGTGATCGCCCTCGCGCACGGGTCGCAGAAGCTCTTCGGCTGGTGGAACGGGCCGCGACTGTCGGGATTCGAGGACATGCTCCTCAATTCGCCCAACCCGGCGATCGGTTTCACCCCCGACGCCGCACGTCCCCTGGCCATCGTGGGCGCGGTCTCGGAGACGCTCGGCGGTCTCATGCTGGTGGTGGGATTGTTCACACCGGTCGCCGCGTCCGCGGTCCTGGGTGTGATGTTGGTGGCCGCGGCCTACAAGGCGACCCTGGCAGGTGGGGTCTGGTTCTTCGCGGCCGACCCGAACGGCGCAGGCATCGAGTTCGAACTGCTCCTCTGTGCCTGCGCGGTGGCGATCATCCTGACCGGTCCGGGCCGGATCTCGCTCGATGCACCGCGCGGCTGGGCGCGACGACCGGCCTGGGGGTCGCTGGCGTTGCTCGTCGTCGGGATCGGTGCCGCCGTCGCCGTCTGGATGGTGTTCAACGGCACCAATCCGTTCGAGTCACCGGGTAACCCGACCGGCTGA
- the ilvD gene encoding dihydroxy-acid dehydratase, translating to MPALRSRTTTVGREAAGARSLWRATGMTDDDFGKPIVAIANSYTQFVPGHVHLKDVGEIVADAVRAAGGVPREFHTIAVDDGIAMGHGGMLYSLPSREIIADSVEYMVNAHTADALVCISNCDKITPGMLNAAMRLNIPTVFVSGGPMEAGKAVVVDGVAQAPTDLITAISASANSDVDEEGLSEVERSACPTCGSCSGMFTANSMNCLTEALGLALPGNGSTLATHEARHALFERAGSVVVDAANRWYRDDDESVLPRNIATPTAFRNAMALDVAMGGSTNTVLHILAAAQEGEVADFDLSVIDEISRNVPCLSKVAPNSDYHMEDVHRAGGIPAILGELRRAGLLDDTASTVHSPTVAQFLDDWDVRGGKAIDEARELFHAAPGGVRTTTPFSTANRWSSLDTDAEGGCIRDLAHAYTVEGGLCVLRGNLADDGAILKTAGIDEDLWHFEGPARVVESQEEAVQVILSKTIQAGEVLVVRYEGPAGGPGMQEMLHPTAFMKGTGMGKKCGLITDGRFSGGSSGLSIGHISPEAAAGGVIGLIENGDPILIDVKTRRLEVLVDDEVLAERRAKMEASERPWQPKDRQRTVTTALRAYAKLATSADRGAVRVVD from the coding sequence ATGCCAGCTCTGAGGTCCCGAACCACCACCGTCGGCCGCGAAGCAGCCGGTGCGCGCTCGCTGTGGCGGGCCACCGGAATGACCGATGACGATTTCGGCAAGCCGATCGTGGCGATCGCCAACTCCTACACGCAATTCGTACCCGGCCACGTGCATCTCAAGGATGTGGGCGAGATCGTCGCCGACGCGGTCCGTGCGGCCGGTGGTGTGCCTCGCGAGTTCCACACCATCGCCGTCGACGACGGCATCGCGATGGGACACGGGGGCATGCTCTATTCGCTCCCGAGCCGCGAGATCATCGCCGACTCGGTTGAATACATGGTCAACGCGCACACGGCCGATGCCCTTGTCTGTATCTCCAACTGCGACAAGATCACTCCCGGCATGCTCAACGCCGCGATGCGCCTGAACATCCCCACGGTGTTCGTCTCGGGAGGCCCGATGGAGGCCGGCAAGGCGGTCGTCGTCGACGGTGTCGCGCAGGCGCCCACCGACCTGATCACCGCGATCTCGGCGTCGGCCAACAGCGATGTCGACGAGGAGGGGCTGAGCGAGGTCGAACGATCCGCGTGCCCGACCTGTGGGTCGTGCTCGGGTATGTTCACCGCCAATTCGATGAACTGCCTCACCGAGGCACTCGGACTCGCGCTGCCCGGCAACGGTTCGACGCTGGCCACCCACGAAGCGCGCCACGCACTGTTCGAGCGCGCCGGCAGCGTCGTGGTCGACGCGGCCAACCGCTGGTACCGCGACGACGACGAGTCGGTCCTCCCCCGCAACATCGCGACCCCCACGGCGTTCCGCAATGCCATGGCTCTCGACGTCGCGATGGGTGGGTCGACCAATACAGTGCTGCACATCCTCGCCGCCGCGCAGGAAGGCGAGGTCGCCGACTTCGACCTCTCGGTCATCGACGAGATCAGTCGCAACGTGCCGTGCCTTTCCAAGGTCGCGCCGAACTCGGATTACCACATGGAGGACGTGCACCGGGCCGGTGGCATCCCGGCGATCCTGGGTGAACTGCGCCGGGCCGGACTTCTCGACGACACCGCATCGACGGTGCACAGCCCGACCGTCGCCCAGTTCCTCGACGACTGGGACGTCCGCGGCGGCAAGGCCATCGACGAGGCGCGGGAGCTGTTCCATGCGGCACCGGGCGGCGTCCGGACCACCACGCCGTTCTCCACCGCGAACCGGTGGAGTTCCCTCGACACCGATGCCGAGGGTGGCTGCATCCGCGATCTCGCACACGCATACACCGTCGAGGGTGGCTTGTGCGTGCTACGCGGCAATCTCGCCGACGACGGCGCCATCCTCAAGACCGCGGGTATCGACGAGGATCTCTGGCACTTCGAAGGTCCGGCCCGTGTCGTCGAGAGCCAGGAGGAAGCCGTCCAGGTGATCCTGTCCAAGACGATCCAGGCAGGTGAGGTCCTCGTGGTTCGATACGAAGGGCCGGCCGGCGGGCCAGGCATGCAGGAGATGCTGCACCCCACCGCCTTCATGAAGGGCACCGGCATGGGGAAGAAGTGCGGATTGATCACCGACGGCCGGTTCTCCGGCGGATCGTCGGGACTGTCGATCGGTCACATCTCCCCCGAAGCGGCGGCCGGCGGCGTCATCGGTCTCATCGAGAACGGTGACCCGATCCTGATCGACGTCAAGACCCGTCGCCTCGAAGTCCTCGTCGACGACGAGGTGCTGGCCGAGCGGCGCGCCAAGATGGAGGCGTCGGAGCGGCCGTGGCAGCCCAAGGACCGTCAGCGGACGGTCACCACCGCATTGCGCGCCTACGCCAAGTTGGCCACCTCGGCCGACCGAGGCGCTGTGCGCGTGGTCGACTGA
- a CDS encoding PH domain-containing protein, with product MSTPSAASSDSTPPEVELPQTFRIQRIAYFAVPMMFIVTVILAGASLVWLGWTLVLPVLLGWWIVRIRTVVTEDGLKAVHTFSTREIAWNELDGLQFPRWSSVRAVLVNGARVRLPAITFADLPRLSAASRGRIPDPYAAAAADQA from the coding sequence GTGTCTACCCCATCCGCCGCATCCTCCGACTCCACACCCCCCGAGGTGGAACTGCCCCAGACGTTCCGCATCCAGCGGATCGCCTATTTCGCGGTCCCGATGATGTTCATCGTCACCGTCATCCTGGCGGGGGCCTCACTGGTGTGGCTCGGCTGGACCCTGGTCCTGCCGGTACTCCTCGGCTGGTGGATCGTGCGGATTCGCACGGTGGTGACCGAAGACGGACTGAAGGCGGTGCACACCTTCTCCACCCGCGAGATCGCCTGGAACGAACTCGACGGTCTGCAGTTCCCGCGGTGGAGTTCGGTCCGCGCGGTCCTGGTGAACGGCGCTCGGGTGCGATTGCCCGCCATCACCTTCGCCGATCTCCCCCGGTTGTCGGCAGCGAGTCGCGGACGGATCCCCGACCCGTATGCAGCGGCAGCGGCCGACCAGGCCTGA
- a CDS encoding TNT domain-containing protein: MVRRRVLLVLAFAFSLLFGAGAVAQAAPGPFGPLDLGSLGGPTTQGCSVASYDGNSRYGPQTFSTQPPTGQQLAGYQRFGSFTGEDAATKFDTKYYDGDTKWWTYPPEQGYVLDRNKQPIRHKKMLQVGTRMDRYGGEGGNFLAVPGTKYAARALPPSNLSGPQGQEQYCNYHVYEVIKTFSVDTGRIAPWFAQRGGGIQYQVVRSYLDDPSYPQCISFINQDGTLSVGWLKCAGYLRQSFPAVS; the protein is encoded by the coding sequence ATGGTTCGTCGTAGAGTCCTTCTCGTCCTGGCGTTCGCGTTCTCCTTGTTGTTCGGCGCCGGCGCCGTCGCCCAGGCCGCGCCGGGCCCATTCGGGCCCTTGGACCTCGGATCGCTCGGCGGTCCGACGACCCAGGGTTGTTCGGTGGCCTCGTACGACGGAAACAGCCGATACGGGCCGCAGACCTTCTCGACTCAGCCGCCGACCGGTCAGCAGTTGGCCGGCTATCAGCGTTTCGGGTCGTTCACCGGCGAGGACGCCGCCACGAAGTTCGACACGAAATACTATGACGGCGACACGAAGTGGTGGACCTATCCACCGGAGCAGGGCTATGTCCTCGACCGCAACAAGCAGCCGATCAGACACAAGAAGATGCTGCAGGTCGGAACCCGGATGGACCGGTACGGCGGCGAAGGTGGCAACTTCCTGGCGGTCCCGGGCACGAAGTATGCGGCTCGTGCCCTCCCGCCATCGAATCTCTCCGGCCCGCAGGGGCAGGAACAGTACTGCAACTATCACGTGTACGAGGTGATCAAGACGTTCTCGGTGGACACCGGCCGGATCGCTCCCTGGTTCGCGCAGCGCGGCGGCGGCATCCAGTATCAGGTGGTGAGGTCCTACCTCGACGACCCGTCGTATCCGCAGTGCATCAGCTTCATCAACCAGGACGGCACCCTGAGCGTCGGATGGTTGAAATGTGCCGGCTATCTGCGGCAGTCGTTTCCCGCCGTGAGTTGA
- the ilvN gene encoding acetolactate synthase small subunit has protein sequence MSTTHTLSVLVEDRPGVLARVSSLFSRRGFNIESLAVGPTELKGISRMTIMVTVDDFPLEQVTKQLNKLINVIKIVEQDPSSSVSRELMMIKVRSDSSVRSEVIEVVNLFRAKVIDVSTESLTIEATGTGEKLEALLRMLDPYGIREIAQSGAVTLGRGPKSMSANR, from the coding sequence GTGAGCACCACTCACACCCTCAGTGTTCTGGTCGAGGACCGACCGGGTGTTCTCGCCCGCGTCTCGAGTCTGTTCTCCCGGCGTGGGTTCAACATCGAGTCGTTGGCGGTGGGACCGACCGAGCTGAAAGGTATTTCGCGGATGACCATCATGGTCACCGTGGACGATTTCCCGCTCGAGCAGGTCACCAAGCAGCTCAACAAGCTGATCAACGTGATCAAGATCGTGGAGCAGGACCCGTCGAGTTCGGTGTCCCGTGAACTGATGATGATCAAGGTCCGGTCCGATTCGTCGGTGCGCAGCGAGGTCATCGAGGTGGTCAACCTGTTCCGCGCGAAGGTCATCGACGTCTCCACCGAATCCTTGACGATCGAGGCGACCGGTACCGGCGAGAAACTCGAGGCGTTGCTGCGGATGCTCGATCCGTATGGAATCCGCGAGATCGCCCAATCCGGCGCGGTCACCCTGGGGCGTGGCCCCAAGAGCATGTCGGCCAACCGCTGA
- a CDS encoding acetolactate synthase large subunit — MSAPTARTNAATGADASRETAPRQQSPAAGNLRAVGQHTVAPERVSGAQSVVRSLEELGVEVVFGIPGGAVLPVYDPLLDSQKVRHVLVRHEQGAGHAATGYAQITGRAGVCMATSGPGATNLVTPLADAQMDSVPVVAITGQVGRALIGTDGFQEADISGITMPVTKHNFLVSNPADIPRVIAEAFHIAESGRPGAVLVDIPKDILQAQTTFAWPPQIDLPGYRPVTKPHGKQVREAARLIEAAKAPVLYVGGGVIKANASEELRELAELTGIPVVTTLMARGAFPDSHQQHLGMPGMHGTVAAVAALQRSDLLVTLGARFDDRVTGQLSSFAQNAKVVHADIDPAEIGKNRHADVPIVGDCKAVIVDLIETIRNERATTAEAPDISEWWKYLDGVRRTYPLSYDRQADGSMSPEFVISAIGKAAGPDAVYCAGVGQHQMWAAQFISYEKPRTWLNSGGLGTMGYAVPAAMGAKMAAPDTEVWAIDGDGCFQMTNQELATCAIEGIPIKVALINNGNLGMVRQWQTLFYEERYSSTDLSTHSRMIPDFVKLAEALGCAAFRVEREEDVDEVIAKAREINDRPVVVDFIVGADAQVWPMVAAGTGNDQIMAARDIRPLFDEDESASDPVDIHETMSRPDQANQPASAGKEDK; from the coding sequence GTGAGCGCACCAACAGCACGAACCAACGCCGCGACCGGAGCCGATGCCTCCCGTGAGACGGCGCCGCGCCAGCAATCACCCGCGGCAGGAAACCTGCGGGCGGTAGGCCAGCACACCGTGGCACCCGAGCGCGTCAGCGGTGCCCAGTCCGTGGTCCGGTCGCTCGAGGAGCTCGGCGTCGAGGTGGTCTTCGGCATTCCCGGTGGCGCCGTCCTGCCGGTCTACGACCCGCTGCTGGATTCGCAGAAGGTTCGTCACGTCCTGGTCCGGCACGAGCAGGGTGCGGGACACGCCGCGACCGGTTACGCGCAGATCACCGGCCGCGCCGGTGTCTGCATGGCGACGTCGGGTCCGGGTGCCACCAATCTGGTGACGCCGCTGGCCGACGCACAGATGGACTCGGTGCCGGTCGTCGCGATCACCGGACAGGTCGGGCGTGCGCTCATCGGCACCGACGGCTTCCAGGAGGCCGATATCTCCGGCATCACGATGCCGGTCACCAAGCACAACTTCCTGGTGAGCAACCCGGCCGACATCCCGCGCGTGATCGCCGAGGCGTTCCACATCGCGGAGAGTGGCCGTCCGGGCGCGGTTCTCGTCGACATCCCCAAGGACATCCTGCAGGCGCAGACCACGTTCGCGTGGCCGCCGCAGATCGACCTGCCCGGATATCGTCCGGTCACCAAGCCGCACGGCAAGCAGGTGCGAGAGGCGGCTCGCCTGATCGAGGCGGCCAAGGCGCCCGTCCTTTATGTCGGCGGCGGCGTCATCAAGGCGAACGCGTCGGAAGAGTTGCGGGAACTCGCCGAACTGACCGGCATCCCGGTGGTGACCACACTGATGGCGCGCGGGGCGTTCCCCGACAGTCATCAGCAGCACCTGGGGATGCCGGGCATGCACGGCACGGTCGCCGCGGTGGCCGCCCTGCAACGGAGTGATCTGCTGGTCACCCTCGGCGCACGTTTCGATGATCGCGTCACCGGCCAGCTGTCGTCATTCGCCCAGAACGCCAAGGTCGTCCATGCGGACATCGATCCGGCCGAGATCGGCAAGAACCGGCACGCCGACGTGCCGATCGTCGGTGACTGCAAGGCAGTCATCGTCGATCTCATCGAGACCATCCGCAACGAGCGGGCCACCACCGCGGAGGCTCCCGACATCTCGGAATGGTGGAAGTACCTCGACGGGGTGCGTCGTACCTACCCACTGAGCTACGACCGTCAGGCCGACGGATCGATGTCGCCCGAGTTCGTCATCTCGGCCATCGGCAAGGCCGCCGGCCCGGATGCCGTCTACTGTGCAGGCGTCGGCCAGCACCAGATGTGGGCCGCGCAGTTCATCTCCTACGAGAAGCCCCGAACCTGGCTGAACTCAGGCGGTCTCGGCACGATGGGCTACGCCGTGCCGGCGGCCATGGGCGCCAAGATGGCCGCGCCGGACACCGAGGTGTGGGCCATCGACGGCGACGGCTGCTTCCAGATGACCAACCAGGAGTTGGCCACCTGCGCCATCGAGGGCATCCCGATCAAGGTCGCCCTGATCAACAACGGCAACCTCGGCATGGTGCGACAGTGGCAGACCCTCTTCTACGAGGAGCGCTATTCCAGCACCGACCTCTCGACCCACTCGCGGATGATCCCTGACTTCGTGAAGCTCGCGGAAGCGTTGGGCTGCGCGGCATTCCGGGTCGAGCGCGAAGAGGACGTCGACGAGGTCATCGCCAAGGCCCGGGAGATCAACGATCGGCCGGTGGTGGTCGACTTCATCGTCGGCGCCGATGCCCAGGTGTGGCCGATGGTGGCCGCAGGCACCGGTAATGACCAGATCATGGCGGCCCGCGACATCCGGCCGCTGTTCGACGAAGACGAATCCGCATCGGATCCGGTCGACATCCACGAGACGATGTCGCGTCCGGATCAAGCGAATCAGCCCGCATCTGCAGGGAAGGAAGACAAGTGA
- a CDS encoding Imm63 family immunity protein, with translation MVGTPADRDGSDNLLDGEMRARIEDLAVRLGARPEDLPVLGSVRGESTPYCVRGPDGWHLTARERDRILSDRSTPDPDEFLRWVAESISERMSWRLHPPGSPDFSRASWQAQYEILASVDQTWADTWLSTMRSRLIDAGATADVLAMLPTRR, from the coding sequence ATGGTCGGGACGCCGGCCGATCGGGACGGATCGGATAATCTGCTCGACGGCGAGATGCGTGCGCGGATCGAGGATCTCGCGGTCCGGCTCGGTGCTCGTCCGGAAGACCTGCCGGTGCTCGGCTCGGTACGCGGTGAATCGACGCCCTACTGCGTACGCGGCCCCGACGGCTGGCATCTCACCGCCCGCGAGCGCGACCGCATCCTGTCCGACCGGAGCACGCCGGACCCCGACGAGTTCCTCCGCTGGGTGGCGGAGTCGATCTCCGAGCGTATGTCCTGGCGGCTGCACCCGCCGGGCTCGCCCGACTTCAGCCGCGCCTCGTGGCAGGCGCAGTACGAGATCCTGGCGTCAGTCGATCAGACGTGGGCCGACACCTGGCTCTCGACGATGCGATCCCGATTGATCGACGCAGGCGCGACTGCCGACGTCCTCGCGATGCTACCCACCCGGAGGTGA
- a CDS encoding serine protease has protein sequence MMRKLTALLAVLAATVLAGWGAGIAHAAPAKVYLGGGSGILVLKGGSSAAACTLTTIGKSNTGKLIGITAGHCGKPGQKVYSETFQDRGQAGTITYSASDLDIAVIEFNSAKVVPLRTVRGVTIRSVDTRPLAFPTIACKEGRTTGNTCGISWFSDGDAHFSQMCVIEGDSGSPVVVGDRLVGMVNAYYFVGCIGPETGTNIGPVLKRIGSLSQYRGFRPI, from the coding sequence ATGATGAGGAAGCTGACAGCACTGTTGGCGGTTCTGGCTGCAACGGTGCTGGCCGGCTGGGGGGCTGGCATTGCCCACGCCGCACCGGCAAAGGTCTATCTCGGTGGAGGCTCCGGGATCCTGGTGCTCAAGGGCGGTAGTTCTGCCGCAGCCTGCACCCTGACCACGATCGGCAAGTCGAACACCGGCAAGCTGATCGGTATCACCGCAGGCCACTGCGGTAAGCCGGGGCAGAAGGTGTATTCGGAGACCTTCCAGGACCGGGGACAGGCAGGAACCATCACTTATTCCGCCAGTGATCTCGACATCGCGGTGATCGAGTTCAATTCGGCGAAGGTCGTCCCCCTGCGCACTGTGCGCGGCGTGACCATCCGATCGGTCGACACGCGACCACTCGCTTTCCCGACGATCGCCTGCAAGGAGGGCCGAACCACCGGCAACACCTGCGGCATCAGCTGGTTCTCCGACGGCGACGCACATTTCAGTCAGATGTGCGTGATCGAAGGCGACTCCGGTAGCCCCGTGGTGGTCGGTGACCGCCTCGTCGGGATGGTGAACGCCTACTACTTCGTGGGCTGCATCGGCCCCGAGACCGGCACCAACATCGGCCCGGTGCTCAAGCGGATCGGATCTCTCTCGCAGTACCGCGGATTCCGACCGATCTGA
- a CDS encoding PQQ-dependent sugar dehydrogenase, whose amino-acid sequence MISGCADFSAQDREKDAGTFSANNESQQKKQTPPPTPAEPPIPPPPGPCVDPDPAVIATCLTSTAGVMPGDDKGDVTVVAERTTGKIITTKRYGPQRVLATVPVDASGDGGLIDFAFSPTYAQDRLIYALITTASDNRVVRIAPGDVPKPILTGIPKGANGNMGAMYFRNPAELIVATGNAGDPSAAASPSSLAGKILSVTALGSGANPRPRTLASGLGSNVSLCPSTTSGSLYFADQTAAEDRVQVLESSGPKVLWTWPDRPQIAGCAVTSGAIFVSTTRTQHIEAINEPTRQKPAITPPVVVLEKRYGALGRMVALQNGILQFATVNEQYGKPVSTDDRVVKWLPPSSTEDRT is encoded by the coding sequence ATGATCAGCGGATGTGCGGACTTCTCCGCGCAGGACCGAGAGAAGGACGCCGGCACATTCAGTGCCAACAACGAGTCGCAGCAGAAGAAGCAGACGCCGCCCCCGACCCCCGCAGAGCCTCCCATCCCTCCCCCGCCGGGACCCTGTGTGGATCCTGACCCCGCCGTGATCGCGACATGCCTGACATCGACCGCGGGGGTGATGCCAGGCGACGACAAAGGCGACGTCACAGTGGTCGCCGAGCGGACGACCGGCAAGATCATCACCACCAAACGCTATGGACCGCAACGTGTCCTGGCGACGGTGCCGGTCGATGCGTCCGGCGACGGCGGACTGATCGACTTCGCGTTCTCACCCACGTACGCGCAGGACCGACTGATCTACGCATTGATCACCACCGCATCCGACAATCGCGTCGTGCGGATCGCGCCCGGCGACGTGCCGAAGCCGATTCTGACGGGTATCCCGAAGGGCGCCAACGGAAACATGGGTGCGATGTATTTCCGCAACCCTGCCGAACTGATCGTGGCGACCGGCAACGCAGGCGATCCCTCCGCCGCGGCGAGCCCGTCGTCGCTGGCCGGGAAGATCTTGTCGGTGACCGCGCTCGGATCGGGGGCCAACCCACGTCCGCGCACGCTGGCCTCCGGTCTCGGTTCCAACGTCTCGCTGTGCCCGAGCACGACGTCCGGGTCGCTGTACTTCGCCGATCAGACCGCCGCCGAGGATCGCGTGCAGGTGCTCGAATCGTCGGGCCCGAAGGTGTTGTGGACCTGGCCGGACCGGCCACAGATCGCCGGGTGCGCCGTGACGTCGGGCGCGATCTTCGTCTCCACCACGCGAACACAGCACATCGAGGCGATCAACGAACCGACCCGGCAGAAGCCTGCCATCACCCCGCCGGTGGTGGTGCTCGAGAAGCGGTACGGGGCATTGGGTCGAATGGTGGCACTGCAGAACGGCATCCTTCAGTTCGCGACGGTCAACGAGCAGTACGGAAAACCGGTGAGCACCGACGATCGAGTGGTGAAGTGGCTCCCGCCGTCATCGACCGAAGATCGCACCTGA